In Dromiciops gliroides isolate mDroGli1 chromosome 4, mDroGli1.pri, whole genome shotgun sequence, one DNA window encodes the following:
- the TARS2 gene encoding threonine--tRNA ligase, mitochondrial isoform X2 has translation MHGPWRCLGIRRAAGCGLHTAPVPALPPWLAERLGLFEELWAAQAERSAERARRQRRPIRVLAPGGQRVNGEAWSTTPYQVAQQISSTLADTAVAARVNGITYDMDRPLEGDADLDFLTFDSPEGKALFWHSSAHVLGAATEHLLGALLCRGPSTLSGFFHDISLGGNRTVRGSELPVLEETCQKIISAAHPFRRLEASREQLCQLFKDNPFKLQLIEDKVKEPTAIVYGCGTSVDLCKGPHLRHTGQIGVMKLLTNSSSSWVRSSGAEEPLQRVYGISFPTIEGLRAWEKQREEAAAKDHRRIGKDQELFFFHELSPGSCFFLPRGTRVYNTLMAFIRAEYARRGFSEVRTPTLFSTRLWEQSGHWKHYSEDMFVLRPPEPNGPADCHSDCATDQPRGMLALKPMNCPAHCLIFAHRPRSWRELPLRLADFGALHRTEASGSLGGLTRLRRFQQDDAHIFCAPDQLESEIQGCLDFLRSVYTVLGFSFHLVLSTRPSSFLGDSYLWDQAEQILQQALDEFGEPWELNPGDGAFYGPKIDVHIQDALGRPHQCGTIQLDFQLPLRFGLQFVGPLWLSPLQAMVIPVGVEQEGYAREVQGALQAAGLVGDVDKDPSLTLGRRVRRAQLSQYNFQFVVGPREESQRTVSIRTRDGRQLGERDMAEAVARLRELQDARVSNAEEVF, from the exons ATGCATGGGCCGTGGCGGTGCCTTGGGATCCGGAGGGCTGCGGGCTGTGGGTTACACACG GCTCCCGTGCCGGCCCTTCCCCCCTGGCTTGCGGAGAGGCTGGGCCTCTTCGAGGAGCTATGGGCCGCGCAGGCCGAGCGATCGGCGGAGAGGGCCCGCAGGCAGCGGCGGCCCATCCGGGTCTTGGCCCCCGGAGGGCAGAGGGTGAACGGCGAGGCCTGGAGCACCACGCCCTACCAGGTAGCCCAGCAGATCAG tTCTACCTTAGCAGATACCGCAGTAGCTGCCCGAGTAAATGGAATCACCTATGACATGGATCGTCCTTTGGAAGGAGATGCTGACCTTGACTTCCTGACTTTTGATTCCCCTGAAGGAAAAGCG CTGTTCTGGCATTCTAGTGCTcatgttctgggggcagctactGAACACCTTTTGGGTGCCCTCCTCTGCCGTGGTCCCAGCACCCTTTCTGGATTCTTCCATGACATCTCCCTTGGAGGGAATCG GACAGTGCGGGGCTCAGAGCTGCCCGTCCTAGAAGAGACATGCCAGAAGATCATATCTGCTGCTCACCCTTTCCGTAGGCTGGAGGCCTCTCGGGAGCAGCTTTGTCAGCTCTTTAAG GATAACCCTTTTAAGCTTCAGTTGATTGAAGATAAAGTGAAGGAGCCAACTGCTATAGTATATGG atGTGGCACATCTGTTGACCTTTGCAAGGGCCCCCACCTCCGACATACAGGACAGATTGGTGTGATGAAACTCCTAACG AATTCATCCTCATCATGGGTGAGGTCTTCAGGGGCAGAGGAGCCACTGCAGAGAGTATACGGTATTTCCTTCCCCACCATCGAGGGCCTGAGAGCCTGGGAGAAGCAGAGGGAAGAGGCAGCAGCAAAGGACCACAGGCGCATTGGGAAA GACCAGgagcttttcttcttccatgagttGAGCCCTGGAAGCTGCTTTTTCCTGCCGCGGGGGACAAGAGTATATAACACGCTGATGGCATTCATCAGG GCTGAGTATGCCCGTCGAGGGTTCTCAGAAGTGAGGACCCCAACACTCTTCTCCACGAGGCTGTGGGAGCAGTCGGGACATTGGAAGCATTATAGTGAAGACATGTTTGTTCTTCGGCCTCCAGAGCCCAATGGGCCCGCTGACTGCCACAGTGACTGTGCCACTGACCAGCCTAGAGGCATGCTGGCCCTCAAGCCCATGAACTGCCCTGCACACTG CCTGATATTTGCACACCGACCCCGGTCCTGGCGGGAGCTGCCCCTGCGGCTGGCAGATTTTGGGGCCCTGCACCGAACCGAGGCCTCTGGGAGTCTAGGGGGCCTGACTCGGCTTCGAAGATTCCAGCAGGATGATGCTCATATCTTCTGTGCTCCAGATCAG CTAGAGTCTGAGATCCAAGGATGCCTTGATTTCCTTCGCTCTGTCTACACAGTCCTTGGCTTCTCCTTTCATCTGGTTCTGTCAACTAGGCCATCTTCTTTTCTAGGGGACTCCTACCTTTGGGACCAGGCTGAACAG ATCCTTCAACAAGCCCTCGACGAATTTGGGGAGCCCTGGGAGCTGAACCCTGGAGACGGTGCCTTTTATGGACCCAAG ATTGACGTTCATATCCAAGATGCCCTGGGAAGACCCCATCAGTGTGGGACAATCCAGCTTGACTTCCAGCTGCCTTTGAGATTTGGCCTCCAGTTTGTGGG GCCACTGTGGCTATCTCCACTCCAGGCTATGGTCATCCCCGTGGGAGTTGAGCAAGAGGGTTATGCACGGGAG GTGCAGGGAGCCCTCCAAGCTGCAGGACTGGTGGGTGATGTAGATAAGGACCCCAGCCTGACCCTCGGCCGGAGAGTCCGACGTGCCCAGCTTTCCCAGTATAACTTCCAGTTTG TGGTGGGTCCCAGAGAGGAGAGTCAGAGGACAGTGAGCATTCGAACTAGAGACGGTCGCCAGCTCGGAGAGCGGGACATGGCCGAGGCAGTGGCTCGGCTTCGAGAGCTGCAGGACGCCAGGGTCAGCAATGCCGAGGAAGTGTTCTGA
- the TARS2 gene encoding threonine--tRNA ligase, mitochondrial isoform X3 yields the protein MHGPWRCLGIRRAAGCGLHTAPVPALPPWLAERLGLFEELWAAQAERSAERARRQRRPIRVLAPGGQRVNGEAWSTTPYQVAQQISSTLADTAVAARVNGITYDMDRPLEGDADLDFLTFDSPEGKALFWHSSAHVLGAATEHLLGALLCRGPSTLSGFFHDISLGGNRTVRGSELPVLEETCQKIISAAHPFRRLEASREQLCQLFKDNPFKLQLIEDKVKEPTAIVYGCGTSVDLCKGPHLRHTGQIGVMKLLTNSSSSWVRSSGAEEPLQRVYGISFPTIEGLRAWEKQREEAAAKDHRRIGKDQELFFFHELSPGSCFFLPRGTRVYNTLMAFIRAEYARRGFSEVRTPTLFSTRLWEQSGHWKHYSEDMFVLRPPEPNGPADCHSDCATDQPRGMLALKPMNCPAHCLIFAHRPRSWRELPLRLADFGALHRTEASGSLGGLTRLRRFQQDDAHIFCAPDQLESEIQGCLDFLRSVYTVLGFSFHLVLSTRPSSFLGDSYLWDQAEQILQQALDEFGEPWELNPGDGAFYGPKIDVHIQDALGRPHQCGTIQLDFQLPLRFGLQFVGQGSWNAQSSFTEQCWAQ from the exons ATGCATGGGCCGTGGCGGTGCCTTGGGATCCGGAGGGCTGCGGGCTGTGGGTTACACACG GCTCCCGTGCCGGCCCTTCCCCCCTGGCTTGCGGAGAGGCTGGGCCTCTTCGAGGAGCTATGGGCCGCGCAGGCCGAGCGATCGGCGGAGAGGGCCCGCAGGCAGCGGCGGCCCATCCGGGTCTTGGCCCCCGGAGGGCAGAGGGTGAACGGCGAGGCCTGGAGCACCACGCCCTACCAGGTAGCCCAGCAGATCAG tTCTACCTTAGCAGATACCGCAGTAGCTGCCCGAGTAAATGGAATCACCTATGACATGGATCGTCCTTTGGAAGGAGATGCTGACCTTGACTTCCTGACTTTTGATTCCCCTGAAGGAAAAGCG CTGTTCTGGCATTCTAGTGCTcatgttctgggggcagctactGAACACCTTTTGGGTGCCCTCCTCTGCCGTGGTCCCAGCACCCTTTCTGGATTCTTCCATGACATCTCCCTTGGAGGGAATCG GACAGTGCGGGGCTCAGAGCTGCCCGTCCTAGAAGAGACATGCCAGAAGATCATATCTGCTGCTCACCCTTTCCGTAGGCTGGAGGCCTCTCGGGAGCAGCTTTGTCAGCTCTTTAAG GATAACCCTTTTAAGCTTCAGTTGATTGAAGATAAAGTGAAGGAGCCAACTGCTATAGTATATGG atGTGGCACATCTGTTGACCTTTGCAAGGGCCCCCACCTCCGACATACAGGACAGATTGGTGTGATGAAACTCCTAACG AATTCATCCTCATCATGGGTGAGGTCTTCAGGGGCAGAGGAGCCACTGCAGAGAGTATACGGTATTTCCTTCCCCACCATCGAGGGCCTGAGAGCCTGGGAGAAGCAGAGGGAAGAGGCAGCAGCAAAGGACCACAGGCGCATTGGGAAA GACCAGgagcttttcttcttccatgagttGAGCCCTGGAAGCTGCTTTTTCCTGCCGCGGGGGACAAGAGTATATAACACGCTGATGGCATTCATCAGG GCTGAGTATGCCCGTCGAGGGTTCTCAGAAGTGAGGACCCCAACACTCTTCTCCACGAGGCTGTGGGAGCAGTCGGGACATTGGAAGCATTATAGTGAAGACATGTTTGTTCTTCGGCCTCCAGAGCCCAATGGGCCCGCTGACTGCCACAGTGACTGTGCCACTGACCAGCCTAGAGGCATGCTGGCCCTCAAGCCCATGAACTGCCCTGCACACTG CCTGATATTTGCACACCGACCCCGGTCCTGGCGGGAGCTGCCCCTGCGGCTGGCAGATTTTGGGGCCCTGCACCGAACCGAGGCCTCTGGGAGTCTAGGGGGCCTGACTCGGCTTCGAAGATTCCAGCAGGATGATGCTCATATCTTCTGTGCTCCAGATCAG CTAGAGTCTGAGATCCAAGGATGCCTTGATTTCCTTCGCTCTGTCTACACAGTCCTTGGCTTCTCCTTTCATCTGGTTCTGTCAACTAGGCCATCTTCTTTTCTAGGGGACTCCTACCTTTGGGACCAGGCTGAACAG ATCCTTCAACAAGCCCTCGACGAATTTGGGGAGCCCTGGGAGCTGAACCCTGGAGACGGTGCCTTTTATGGACCCAAG ATTGACGTTCATATCCAAGATGCCCTGGGAAGACCCCATCAGTGTGGGACAATCCAGCTTGACTTCCAGCTGCCTTTGAGATTTGGCCTCCAGTTTGTGGG GCAGGGGTCCTGGAACGCCCAGTCCTCATTCACCGAGCAGTGCTGGGCTCAGTAG
- the TARS2 gene encoding threonine--tRNA ligase, mitochondrial isoform X4, whose amino-acid sequence MFWGQLLNTFWVPSSAVVPAPFLDSSMTSPLEGIVRGSELPVLEETCQKIISAAHPFRRLEASREQLCQLFKDNPFKLQLIEDKVKEPTAIVYGCGTSVDLCKGPHLRHTGQIGVMKLLTNSSSSWVRSSGAEEPLQRVYGISFPTIEGLRAWEKQREEAAAKDHRRIGKDQELFFFHELSPGSCFFLPRGTRVYNTLMAFIRAEYARRGFSEVRTPTLFSTRLWEQSGHWKHYSEDMFVLRPPEPNGPADCHSDCATDQPRGMLALKPMNCPAHCLIFAHRPRSWRELPLRLADFGALHRTEASGSLGGLTRLRRFQQDDAHIFCAPDQLESEIQGCLDFLRSVYTVLGFSFHLVLSTRPSSFLGDSYLWDQAEQILQQALDEFGEPWELNPGDGAFYGPKIDVHIQDALGRPHQCGTIQLDFQLPLRFGLQFVGQAGVLERPVLIHRAVLGSVERMLGVLAENYGGKWPLWLSPLQAMVIPVGVEQEGYAREVQGALQAAGLVGDVDKDPSLTLGRRVRRAQLSQYNFQFVVGPREESQRTVSIRTRDGRQLGERDMAEAVARLRELQDARVSNAEEVF is encoded by the exons atgttctgggggcagctactGAACACCTTTTGGGTGCCCTCCTCTGCCGTGGTCCCAGCACCCTTTCTGGATTCTTCCATGACATCTCCCTTGGAGGGAATCG TGCGGGGCTCAGAGCTGCCCGTCCTAGAAGAGACATGCCAGAAGATCATATCTGCTGCTCACCCTTTCCGTAGGCTGGAGGCCTCTCGGGAGCAGCTTTGTCAGCTCTTTAAG GATAACCCTTTTAAGCTTCAGTTGATTGAAGATAAAGTGAAGGAGCCAACTGCTATAGTATATGG atGTGGCACATCTGTTGACCTTTGCAAGGGCCCCCACCTCCGACATACAGGACAGATTGGTGTGATGAAACTCCTAACG AATTCATCCTCATCATGGGTGAGGTCTTCAGGGGCAGAGGAGCCACTGCAGAGAGTATACGGTATTTCCTTCCCCACCATCGAGGGCCTGAGAGCCTGGGAGAAGCAGAGGGAAGAGGCAGCAGCAAAGGACCACAGGCGCATTGGGAAA GACCAGgagcttttcttcttccatgagttGAGCCCTGGAAGCTGCTTTTTCCTGCCGCGGGGGACAAGAGTATATAACACGCTGATGGCATTCATCAGG GCTGAGTATGCCCGTCGAGGGTTCTCAGAAGTGAGGACCCCAACACTCTTCTCCACGAGGCTGTGGGAGCAGTCGGGACATTGGAAGCATTATAGTGAAGACATGTTTGTTCTTCGGCCTCCAGAGCCCAATGGGCCCGCTGACTGCCACAGTGACTGTGCCACTGACCAGCCTAGAGGCATGCTGGCCCTCAAGCCCATGAACTGCCCTGCACACTG CCTGATATTTGCACACCGACCCCGGTCCTGGCGGGAGCTGCCCCTGCGGCTGGCAGATTTTGGGGCCCTGCACCGAACCGAGGCCTCTGGGAGTCTAGGGGGCCTGACTCGGCTTCGAAGATTCCAGCAGGATGATGCTCATATCTTCTGTGCTCCAGATCAG CTAGAGTCTGAGATCCAAGGATGCCTTGATTTCCTTCGCTCTGTCTACACAGTCCTTGGCTTCTCCTTTCATCTGGTTCTGTCAACTAGGCCATCTTCTTTTCTAGGGGACTCCTACCTTTGGGACCAGGCTGAACAG ATCCTTCAACAAGCCCTCGACGAATTTGGGGAGCCCTGGGAGCTGAACCCTGGAGACGGTGCCTTTTATGGACCCAAG ATTGACGTTCATATCCAAGATGCCCTGGGAAGACCCCATCAGTGTGGGACAATCCAGCTTGACTTCCAGCTGCCTTTGAGATTTGGCCTCCAGTTTGTGGG GCAGGCAGGGGTCCTGGAACGCCCAGTCCTCATTCACCGAGCAGTGCTGGGCTCAGTAGAAAGAATGTTGGGGGTGCTGGCTGAGAACTATGGAGGCAAATG GCCACTGTGGCTATCTCCACTCCAGGCTATGGTCATCCCCGTGGGAGTTGAGCAAGAGGGTTATGCACGGGAG GTGCAGGGAGCCCTCCAAGCTGCAGGACTGGTGGGTGATGTAGATAAGGACCCCAGCCTGACCCTCGGCCGGAGAGTCCGACGTGCCCAGCTTTCCCAGTATAACTTCCAGTTTG TGGTGGGTCCCAGAGAGGAGAGTCAGAGGACAGTGAGCATTCGAACTAGAGACGGTCGCCAGCTCGGAGAGCGGGACATGGCCGAGGCAGTGGCTCGGCTTCGAGAGCTGCAGGACGCCAGGGTCAGCAATGCCGAGGAAGTGTTCTGA
- the TARS2 gene encoding threonine--tRNA ligase, mitochondrial isoform X1, producing the protein MHGPWRCLGIRRAAGCGLHTAPVPALPPWLAERLGLFEELWAAQAERSAERARRQRRPIRVLAPGGQRVNGEAWSTTPYQVAQQISSTLADTAVAARVNGITYDMDRPLEGDADLDFLTFDSPEGKALFWHSSAHVLGAATEHLLGALLCRGPSTLSGFFHDISLGGNRTVRGSELPVLEETCQKIISAAHPFRRLEASREQLCQLFKDNPFKLQLIEDKVKEPTAIVYGCGTSVDLCKGPHLRHTGQIGVMKLLTNSSSSWVRSSGAEEPLQRVYGISFPTIEGLRAWEKQREEAAAKDHRRIGKDQELFFFHELSPGSCFFLPRGTRVYNTLMAFIRAEYARRGFSEVRTPTLFSTRLWEQSGHWKHYSEDMFVLRPPEPNGPADCHSDCATDQPRGMLALKPMNCPAHCLIFAHRPRSWRELPLRLADFGALHRTEASGSLGGLTRLRRFQQDDAHIFCAPDQLESEIQGCLDFLRSVYTVLGFSFHLVLSTRPSSFLGDSYLWDQAEQILQQALDEFGEPWELNPGDGAFYGPKIDVHIQDALGRPHQCGTIQLDFQLPLRFGLQFVGQAGVLERPVLIHRAVLGSVERMLGVLAENYGGKWPLWLSPLQAMVIPVGVEQEGYAREVQGALQAAGLVGDVDKDPSLTLGRRVRRAQLSQYNFQFVVGPREESQRTVSIRTRDGRQLGERDMAEAVARLRELQDARVSNAEEVF; encoded by the exons ATGCATGGGCCGTGGCGGTGCCTTGGGATCCGGAGGGCTGCGGGCTGTGGGTTACACACG GCTCCCGTGCCGGCCCTTCCCCCCTGGCTTGCGGAGAGGCTGGGCCTCTTCGAGGAGCTATGGGCCGCGCAGGCCGAGCGATCGGCGGAGAGGGCCCGCAGGCAGCGGCGGCCCATCCGGGTCTTGGCCCCCGGAGGGCAGAGGGTGAACGGCGAGGCCTGGAGCACCACGCCCTACCAGGTAGCCCAGCAGATCAG tTCTACCTTAGCAGATACCGCAGTAGCTGCCCGAGTAAATGGAATCACCTATGACATGGATCGTCCTTTGGAAGGAGATGCTGACCTTGACTTCCTGACTTTTGATTCCCCTGAAGGAAAAGCG CTGTTCTGGCATTCTAGTGCTcatgttctgggggcagctactGAACACCTTTTGGGTGCCCTCCTCTGCCGTGGTCCCAGCACCCTTTCTGGATTCTTCCATGACATCTCCCTTGGAGGGAATCG GACAGTGCGGGGCTCAGAGCTGCCCGTCCTAGAAGAGACATGCCAGAAGATCATATCTGCTGCTCACCCTTTCCGTAGGCTGGAGGCCTCTCGGGAGCAGCTTTGTCAGCTCTTTAAG GATAACCCTTTTAAGCTTCAGTTGATTGAAGATAAAGTGAAGGAGCCAACTGCTATAGTATATGG atGTGGCACATCTGTTGACCTTTGCAAGGGCCCCCACCTCCGACATACAGGACAGATTGGTGTGATGAAACTCCTAACG AATTCATCCTCATCATGGGTGAGGTCTTCAGGGGCAGAGGAGCCACTGCAGAGAGTATACGGTATTTCCTTCCCCACCATCGAGGGCCTGAGAGCCTGGGAGAAGCAGAGGGAAGAGGCAGCAGCAAAGGACCACAGGCGCATTGGGAAA GACCAGgagcttttcttcttccatgagttGAGCCCTGGAAGCTGCTTTTTCCTGCCGCGGGGGACAAGAGTATATAACACGCTGATGGCATTCATCAGG GCTGAGTATGCCCGTCGAGGGTTCTCAGAAGTGAGGACCCCAACACTCTTCTCCACGAGGCTGTGGGAGCAGTCGGGACATTGGAAGCATTATAGTGAAGACATGTTTGTTCTTCGGCCTCCAGAGCCCAATGGGCCCGCTGACTGCCACAGTGACTGTGCCACTGACCAGCCTAGAGGCATGCTGGCCCTCAAGCCCATGAACTGCCCTGCACACTG CCTGATATTTGCACACCGACCCCGGTCCTGGCGGGAGCTGCCCCTGCGGCTGGCAGATTTTGGGGCCCTGCACCGAACCGAGGCCTCTGGGAGTCTAGGGGGCCTGACTCGGCTTCGAAGATTCCAGCAGGATGATGCTCATATCTTCTGTGCTCCAGATCAG CTAGAGTCTGAGATCCAAGGATGCCTTGATTTCCTTCGCTCTGTCTACACAGTCCTTGGCTTCTCCTTTCATCTGGTTCTGTCAACTAGGCCATCTTCTTTTCTAGGGGACTCCTACCTTTGGGACCAGGCTGAACAG ATCCTTCAACAAGCCCTCGACGAATTTGGGGAGCCCTGGGAGCTGAACCCTGGAGACGGTGCCTTTTATGGACCCAAG ATTGACGTTCATATCCAAGATGCCCTGGGAAGACCCCATCAGTGTGGGACAATCCAGCTTGACTTCCAGCTGCCTTTGAGATTTGGCCTCCAGTTTGTGGG GCAGGCAGGGGTCCTGGAACGCCCAGTCCTCATTCACCGAGCAGTGCTGGGCTCAGTAGAAAGAATGTTGGGGGTGCTGGCTGAGAACTATGGAGGCAAATG GCCACTGTGGCTATCTCCACTCCAGGCTATGGTCATCCCCGTGGGAGTTGAGCAAGAGGGTTATGCACGGGAG GTGCAGGGAGCCCTCCAAGCTGCAGGACTGGTGGGTGATGTAGATAAGGACCCCAGCCTGACCCTCGGCCGGAGAGTCCGACGTGCCCAGCTTTCCCAGTATAACTTCCAGTTTG TGGTGGGTCCCAGAGAGGAGAGTCAGAGGACAGTGAGCATTCGAACTAGAGACGGTCGCCAGCTCGGAGAGCGGGACATGGCCGAGGCAGTGGCTCGGCTTCGAGAGCTGCAGGACGCCAGGGTCAGCAATGCCGAGGAAGTGTTCTGA